The Candidatus Nanopelagicus abundans genome includes a region encoding these proteins:
- a CDS encoding aspartate kinase gives MGLIVQKFGGSSVADAEGLKRVASRIVATKKSGHQVVVVVSAMGDTTDELIELANQVSPLPNGRELDMLLTAGERISMALLAMAISNLGHEARSFTGSQAGIITTSTHGKARVIDVTPGRIQEALKEGAIAIVAGFQGVSQDTNDVTTLGRGGSDTTAVALAAALEADVCEIYTDVDGIFSADPRVVPQARKLSTVTYDEMLELAASGAKVLHLRCVEYARRYELPIHVRSSFSNKEGTWVVKDHPEGGEMEAAIIAGIAHDKSEAKVTIVGVPDRAGMAAAIFQAIADADINIDMIVQNVSAAATGLTDISFTLPKTEGADATAVLKRIQGEIGFASLQYDDQIGKLSLIGAGMRSHPGVTATFFACLSEAGVNIEMISTSEIRISIVCRSSDLDKGVKAAHTAFDLDADQIEAVVYGGSGR, from the coding sequence ATGGGCTTAATAGTGCAAAAGTTTGGCGGCTCCTCCGTTGCAGATGCTGAAGGGCTTAAGCGCGTTGCCAGCCGAATAGTTGCCACCAAAAAAAGCGGGCATCAGGTTGTAGTTGTGGTCTCAGCAATGGGTGACACCACTGATGAATTAATTGAGTTAGCTAATCAAGTATCTCCACTTCCTAATGGACGTGAGTTAGATATGTTACTTACAGCGGGTGAGCGAATCTCAATGGCGCTCCTTGCTATGGCAATTTCAAATTTAGGACATGAAGCAAGATCATTTACTGGCAGCCAAGCCGGAATTATCACAACTTCAACACATGGTAAGGCGCGAGTTATTGATGTAACACCTGGTCGAATTCAAGAAGCACTTAAAGAGGGCGCCATTGCAATTGTTGCAGGCTTTCAAGGTGTATCACAAGATACAAATGATGTGACAACTTTAGGACGAGGCGGCTCTGACACAACTGCTGTGGCGCTCGCTGCAGCCCTTGAAGCAGATGTTTGTGAGATCTATACAGATGTAGATGGCATCTTCTCTGCTGATCCAAGAGTTGTGCCGCAGGCACGAAAACTTTCAACAGTTACATATGATGAAATGCTTGAGCTAGCAGCAAGTGGAGCCAAAGTATTACATCTACGTTGTGTTGAATATGCACGCCGTTATGAGTTACCAATTCATGTTAGATCATCTTTTTCCAACAAAGAAGGAACCTGGGTGGTTAAGGATCATCCTGAAGGAGGCGAAATGGAAGCAGCAATAATCGCAGGAATAGCACATGATAAAAGTGAGGCAAAGGTGACCATTGTTGGTGTGCCAGATAGAGCTGGTATGGCAGCTGCCATATTTCAAGCTATTGCCGACGCTGACATAAACATCGACATGATTGTGCAAAACGTGTCAGCAGCAGCAACTGGCTTAACTGATATCTCATTCACACTACCTAAAACTGAAGGTGCTGATGCAACTGCAGTTTTAAAACGCATTCAAGGTGAGATTGGTTTTGCATCCCTTCAATACGATGATCAGATCGGTAAATTATCTTTAATTGGCGCTGGTATGAGAAGTCATCCAGGAGTAACTGCCACTTTCTTTGCTTGTTTATCAGAGGCTGGCGTAAATATTGAGATGATTTCAACCTCTGAAATTCGCATCTCAATTGTTTGCCGTTCAAGTGATTTAGATAAAGGGGTTAAAGCAGCTCACACCGCATTTGATTTAGATGCAGATCAAATTGAAGCTGTTGTATATGGCGGCAGTGGGCGATGA
- a CDS encoding aspartate-semialdehyde dehydrogenase produces the protein MSKKPSLAVVGATGAVGTVMLDILSKRKDVYGEIRLIASARSAGKKLTCRGQELTVVALTPEAFEGIDIAMFDVPDEVSKEWAPIAVGKGCVVVDNSGAFRMDKDVPLVVPEVNPDQVKNRSKGIISNPNCTTLSMIVAMGALHKQYGLKELVVASYQAASGAGQSGIDTLRDQISKVANTSVGDTAGDIHKVISDHGPFPAPLALNVIPWAGSLKEDGYSSEELKVRNESRKILGLANLKVSVTCVRVPVLTTHSLAVHAIFEKEVSRQVAQDVLKNAAGVELVDDPENHKFPTPADVVGTDPTWVGRVRKSLDDANALDLFVCGDNLRKGAALNTAQIAELVAAEF, from the coding sequence ATGAGTAAAAAACCTTCACTTGCTGTAGTTGGCGCAACCGGCGCTGTTGGAACAGTAATGCTAGATATTTTATCTAAGCGTAAAGATGTTTATGGTGAGATTAGATTAATTGCCTCAGCCCGTAGTGCTGGTAAAAAACTTACCTGCCGTGGTCAAGAGTTAACTGTTGTGGCATTAACACCTGAGGCGTTTGAAGGAATTGATATTGCAATGTTTGATGTGCCAGATGAGGTTTCTAAAGAGTGGGCGCCAATTGCAGTAGGTAAAGGCTGCGTAGTAGTAGATAACTCAGGAGCCTTTCGAATGGATAAAGATGTTCCACTAGTTGTGCCTGAAGTAAATCCAGATCAGGTAAAAAACAGAAGCAAAGGAATTATTTCAAACCCAAACTGCACAACTCTTTCTATGATCGTTGCTATGGGCGCACTTCATAAACAATATGGCTTAAAAGAATTAGTAGTTGCAAGCTATCAAGCAGCATCAGGTGCGGGCCAATCTGGAATTGATACGCTGCGTGATCAAATAAGTAAGGTAGCAAACACATCAGTTGGCGATACGGCCGGTGATATTCACAAAGTAATTTCAGATCATGGACCTTTTCCAGCACCCCTTGCCTTAAATGTTATTCCTTGGGCAGGTTCATTAAAAGAGGATGGTTATTCATCTGAGGAGCTAAAAGTTAGAAATGAATCTAGGAAAATATTAGGTCTTGCTAATTTAAAAGTATCTGTCACCTGTGTTCGAGTTCCAGTACTAACAACTCACTCACTAGCTGTGCATGCAATCTTTGAAAAGGAAGTATCTAGGCAGGTAGCCCAAGATGTGCTTAAAAATGCTGCCGGAGTTGAGTTAGTCGATGATCCAGAAAATCATAAGTTTCCAACCCCAGCAGATGTAGTTGGAACTGATCCAACTTGGGTAGGTCGGGTTAGAAAATCACTCGATGATGCAAATGCGCTAGATCTATTTGTTTGCGGGGATAATCTTCGAAAAGGCGCCGCCCTTAATACTGCTCAGATAGCGGAGTTAGTAGCAGCAGAGTTTTAA
- a CDS encoding DUF4177 domain-containing protein — MKYEYVTVPLLTHATKQILDTWGSDGWELVQVIPAPGGGDQLVAYMKREIK, encoded by the coding sequence ATGAAGTATGAATATGTAACTGTTCCACTACTTACCCATGCAACTAAACAAATCCTAGATACCTGGGGCTCTGATGGTTGGGAGTTAGTACAAGTAATTCCAGCCCCTGGCGGTGGGGATCAATTAGTTGCCTATATGAAGAGAGAGATTAAATGA
- the recR gene encoding recombination mediator RecR — protein MYEGIIQDLIDELGRLPGVGPKSAQRIAFHIIASDRVDVTRLAEVLKTVKERVKFCTTCGNISEEDLCRICRDPRRDNTSICVVEESKDVIAIEKTREFKGKYHVLGGAISPIDGIGPENLRIKELMSRLAATEISEIIIATDPNLEGEATATYLTRLIKPLGIKVSRLASGLPVGGDLEYADEITLGRAFEGRRSYDN, from the coding sequence ATGTATGAAGGAATAATCCAAGATTTAATTGATGAGCTAGGCAGACTTCCTGGCGTTGGCCCTAAGAGCGCCCAGCGAATTGCTTTTCACATCATTGCTTCAGATCGAGTGGATGTGACACGTCTTGCAGAAGTTTTAAAAACTGTTAAAGAGCGAGTTAAGTTCTGCACTACCTGTGGCAATATCTCTGAGGAGGATCTATGCAGAATATGTCGGGATCCAAGGAGGGATAACACATCTATTTGTGTAGTTGAAGAAAGTAAAGATGTTATTGCAATTGAGAAAACTAGAGAATTTAAAGGCAAGTATCATGTGTTGGGCGGTGCTATCTCACCGATAGATGGCATAGGGCCAGAGAATCTTCGAATCAAAGAGCTAATGAGCAGATTAGCTGCAACTGAGATTAGTGAAATTATTATTGCAACTGATCCAAACCTTGAAGGTGAAGCAACTGCTACCTATCTGACTAGATTAATTAAGCCACTTGGGATCAAAGTTTCTCGTCTTGCCTCAGGACTTCCAGTAGGGGGAGATCTTGAGTACGCCGATGAGATCACACTTGGAAGAGCTTTTGAAGGGCGAAGAAGCTACGATAACTAG
- a CDS encoding GatB/YqeY domain-containing protein has translation MGLKEKLQTDLTDAIRARDEVKSGTIRMLLAAITNEEVAGKAAKVLVDAEIITVLSREAKKRREAVEAYTQAKRDDLANKEKAEAAVIALYLPEQLSEADIKKLITEAITETNASGPAGMGLVMKVLQPKIAGKADGGLVSALVKAALAQ, from the coding sequence ATGGGACTAAAAGAAAAACTACAAACAGATTTAACCGATGCGATTCGCGCACGGGATGAGGTTAAAAGCGGAACTATCCGTATGTTATTAGCTGCAATAACAAATGAAGAGGTTGCTGGTAAGGCGGCCAAAGTTTTAGTAGATGCTGAAATAATTACTGTTTTATCACGTGAGGCAAAAAAACGCCGTGAGGCAGTTGAGGCATACACCCAAGCAAAAAGAGATGATCTTGCCAATAAAGAAAAAGCTGAAGCAGCGGTAATCGCACTTTATCTACCAGAGCAGTTAAGTGAGGCTGATATTAAGAAGTTAATAACGGAGGCAATCACTGAAACAAATGCTTCAGGTCCTGCTGGGATGGGATTAGTCATGAAGGTATTACAACCTAAGATTGCTGGAAAAGCAGATGGTGGGTTAGTTTCAGCTCTAGTTAAAGCAGCCCTTGCCCAATAA
- a CDS encoding O-antigen ligase family protein has translation MLLLALATDQKYIAFFGKYGRNNGWIQYLCFIVLFLLAAFSFSTLAVSKLLNLLILLGAITSLYGFLQYNGIDFLNYADTGLPVIATLGNSNFASAFIGLTTIALVWKILEITDLRFKFLFLGILVFELYVTYISKSSQGIFIAILGIFLFLGFKYFTSNKKYTITYFTSYITVLILGLIGLLQIGPLTKYVYQASTSYRGDYYRAAWKMFSSDKFTGIGIDRYGDNYRIFRDADAAFRLGPSSVAYYAHNTFLQFLATGGIFLLLAYVFTIAMVLFAATKGIKKFTGKDRSIFTALFSTWIAYQGQALVSIDQVSIAALGWVLSGAIVALGFNNELIALRGQRQYTYVNKWNNNFKISTMVPSLIAIIAVILSLSWLTPVWKAEYNIKMANNLKGILTDPRYVEAKKNYALNAVNAKPSEINYRILAADVLVQVNELELARQQLQIALDSDEKSYESIIYTAQVYERAEFYDSAIRSRIAASKFDKYDTDNWLKLGNNLVIVGDFESIKKIISMLAPLKSKTNIVSELTKLVPKS, from the coding sequence ATGCTTTTGCTTGCTCTTGCAACAGATCAGAAATATATAGCTTTTTTTGGAAAATATGGCAGAAATAATGGCTGGATTCAATATCTGTGCTTTATTGTCTTATTCTTACTTGCAGCTTTCTCATTTAGCACATTAGCTGTGTCTAAATTACTAAACCTTTTGATATTGCTTGGCGCTATTACATCTTTGTATGGATTTCTCCAATATAACGGGATTGATTTTCTAAATTACGCAGATACTGGTCTTCCAGTTATTGCAACCTTGGGTAACTCAAACTTTGCCTCTGCTTTCATTGGATTAACAACCATTGCGCTGGTATGGAAAATTTTAGAAATCACTGACCTTAGGTTTAAATTTTTATTTCTTGGAATTTTAGTTTTTGAGCTATATGTAACTTATATATCAAAATCTTCACAGGGAATTTTTATTGCAATTCTTGGAATATTTCTCTTTCTTGGCTTTAAATATTTTACATCAAATAAAAAATATACAATTACATACTTTACCTCCTATATAACTGTGCTTATATTGGGATTGATTGGTTTACTTCAAATAGGACCACTCACTAAATATGTTTACCAGGCTTCCACTTCCTACCGTGGTGATTACTACAGAGCTGCGTGGAAAATGTTTAGCTCTGATAAATTCACCGGTATCGGTATTGATCGCTATGGTGATAACTATCGAATTTTCCGAGACGCAGATGCAGCCTTTAGACTTGGTCCAAGCTCTGTTGCATATTATGCTCACAACACTTTTCTTCAATTCCTTGCAACTGGTGGCATATTTCTTTTACTTGCATATGTATTTACCATTGCAATGGTGTTGTTTGCGGCTACTAAAGGAATTAAGAAATTCACCGGAAAAGATCGAAGTATTTTTACCGCGCTATTTTCAACATGGATTGCCTACCAAGGCCAAGCTCTAGTGTCTATAGATCAGGTCTCTATAGCAGCATTAGGTTGGGTTCTATCCGGGGCAATAGTTGCACTTGGCTTTAATAATGAGCTAATCGCATTGCGGGGTCAGCGCCAATACACTTATGTAAATAAGTGGAATAATAATTTTAAGATTTCCACAATGGTCCCGAGTTTAATTGCAATTATTGCCGTAATACTTTCACTCAGCTGGCTAACTCCTGTATGGAAAGCTGAATACAACATAAAAATGGCCAATAATTTAAAAGGTATCTTGACTGACCCTAGATATGTTGAGGCGAAAAAGAATTACGCACTTAATGCAGTTAATGCAAAGCCATCAGAAATTAATTATAGAATTTTAGCAGCTGATGTTTTAGTTCAAGTTAATGAATTAGAACTTGCTCGGCAACAATTACAAATAGCATTAGATTCAGATGAAAAATCATATGAGTCAATCATTTATACTGCACAAGTTTATGAGCGGGCAGAATTTTATGACTCTGCAATTAGATCAAGAATTGCAGCAAGTAAATTTGATAAATATGATACAGATAATTGGTTAAAACTAGGAAATAACCTTGTAATTGTGGGTGATTTTGAATCAATAAAGAAAATAATTAGTATGTTAGCTCCATTGAAAAGTAAAACAAATATTGTAAGTGAGCTTACAAAACTTGTACCTAAAAGCTAA
- a CDS encoding TlpA family protein disulfide reductase, with the protein MRKFSVFVITALLLSGCSTGEQSQTTALGVIPNCDQIDISKETSKELKLSCLDGSSEINYHSIKGPIVINVWASWCTGCKEEMPYFVDLYANPIFKSGEIKLLGIDVDEKNADSGPNFIKSHGMSWPHLEDTDSRSKLVFGPGVPVTYFLDKSGIVIHKHIGAYRSKSQLYEAVEKYFKVKL; encoded by the coding sequence GTGAGAAAATTTTCTGTGTTTGTTATTACAGCATTATTACTAAGTGGTTGCTCTACTGGTGAGCAGTCACAAACTACTGCATTAGGTGTTATTCCAAACTGTGATCAGATCGATATAAGCAAAGAGACTAGTAAAGAACTCAAATTGTCCTGTCTAGATGGCTCATCAGAAATTAATTACCACAGCATTAAAGGACCAATAGTTATTAACGTTTGGGCCTCTTGGTGCACGGGGTGTAAAGAGGAGATGCCTTACTTTGTTGATCTTTATGCAAACCCAATATTTAAAAGTGGTGAGATTAAATTACTTGGTATTGATGTTGATGAGAAAAATGCTGATAGTGGGCCAAATTTTATTAAATCTCATGGCATGAGCTGGCCTCACTTAGAAGACACAGATAGCAGGTCAAAGTTGGTATTTGGCCCAGGAGTTCCTGTCACTTACTTTCTAGATAAAAGTGGCATAGTTATTCATAAACACATAGGCGCCTATCGATCTAAAAGCCAGCTTTATGAAGCAGTTGAAAAGTATTTTAAGGTCAAACTTTGA
- the nth gene encoding endonuclease III has translation MRESSVNKKIRAKAIYRVLTKSYPNVRCELDYTNPFQLLVATVLSAQCTDKRVNQTTPALFKKYNTIKKMATADRSDLERLIKSTGFFRAKAKNIKSLSQKILIDFNGKVPENLEDLITLPGVGRKTANVVLGHAFGIPGITVDTHFGRLSRRFGWSKENNPVKVEFEVGELITRKEWTNLSQRLIWHGRRVCHSRKPACGACGLAKLCPSFGIGESDPIKAKRLVKVEADFR, from the coding sequence ATGCGAGAGAGTAGTGTGAACAAAAAAATTAGGGCTAAAGCGATCTATCGTGTGCTGACAAAGAGTTATCCAAATGTTAGATGTGAGTTAGATTATACAAATCCCTTTCAACTATTAGTTGCAACAGTTTTATCTGCCCAATGCACCGACAAACGGGTAAATCAAACAACGCCCGCTTTGTTTAAAAAATATAACACAATTAAAAAGATGGCTACAGCTGATAGAAGTGATCTTGAAAGATTAATAAAATCAACTGGATTTTTTAGAGCAAAGGCAAAAAATATTAAATCCTTAAGTCAAAAGATTCTAATTGATTTTAATGGCAAAGTTCCAGAAAACTTAGAGGATTTAATTACCTTACCTGGTGTTGGAAGAAAGACGGCTAATGTGGTTTTAGGCCATGCCTTTGGCATCCCAGGGATAACTGTTGACACACATTTTGGTAGATTAAGTAGAAGATTTGGTTGGAGTAAAGAAAATAATCCAGTAAAGGTTGAGTTTGAAGTTGGTGAACTAATTACTAGAAAAGAATGGACAAATTTGTCGCAGCGCCTAATTTGGCATGGCCGGCGGGTGTGCCACTCACGTAAGCCAGCATGTGGTGCCTGTGGATTGGCTAAGTTATGCCCATCATTTGGAATTGGTGAGAGTGATCCAATTAAAGCAAAGCGTTTAGTTAAAGTGGAGGCAGATTTTAGGTGA
- a CDS encoding RidA family protein, translated as MSLKEKIESLGLTLPVAALPIAAYVPAVKTGNLVFVAGQLPLVDGKIVKEGKVGKEVTPEEAKEMAQVCALNALAAITLVADIDQIERIIRVGGFVNGIPGFFAIPPIINGASELFIKLFGEVNGKHARTAIGVAELPLNAPVEVEVLVQLKS; from the coding sequence ATGAGTTTAAAAGAAAAAATAGAGTCCCTTGGTTTAACTCTGCCAGTTGCTGCCCTACCAATTGCGGCGTATGTGCCAGCAGTTAAAACTGGTAATTTAGTTTTTGTTGCAGGACAACTTCCATTAGTTGATGGCAAGATTGTTAAAGAGGGCAAAGTTGGTAAAGAGGTAACTCCTGAGGAAGCCAAAGAGATGGCGCAGGTTTGTGCACTAAACGCATTAGCTGCTATTACTTTAGTTGCAGATATCGATCAGATAGAGCGAATTATTCGAGTCGGTGGATTTGTTAATGGTATTCCTGGTTTTTTTGCAATCCCGCCAATTATTAACGGTGCTAGTGAGTTATTTATTAAATTATTTGGTGAAGTAAATGGTAAACATGCTAGAACTGCAATTGGTGTGGCAGAGCTACCACTTAATGCCCCAGTTGAGGTAGAGGTTTTAGTTCAACTTAAATCTTAA
- a CDS encoding DNA polymerase III subunit gamma and tau: protein MSLALYRKYRPSIFADVIGQEHVTTPLSNALESGKIHHAYLFSGPRGCGKTSSARIMARSLNCEKGPTPNPCGICQSCKDLVANGPGSLDVIELDAATHGLVDDARDLRDKAFFAPVSSRYKIYIIDEAHQLGPGAANALLKVVEEPPAHVLFIFATTEPDKLISTIRSRTHHYPFRLVPPVILNLHLEKICASEGIKVAKGVISLVVRASGGSVRDSLSILGQLLAGAGSDGVTYEIAVALLGYTDSALIDEALDAIAAQDSASLFTTIDRVIESGQDPKRFASDLLERMRDLIIVGASDENNSAILISLPTDQLDRIRTQAKLIGIATLIRSADLIAQGLTQMRGATPPRLILELICGQMMLPTGDNVNITARIEKLEKSSSLITPSHPTQLAVIQSAPIKEAKPVKEVVDKVVESKPIENKPASNKPSGSIDITSLRRMWPQVIDSVKGKRRLTWSLLATSAQILSLDDENITIGIVNSGAKDSFVRSESDVILSDAFEEVTGVRRKILATVDSSVTTTTMTRNDEDPGDKDMLSGADLLASKLGAKVIAESN from the coding sequence ATGTCATTAGCTTTATATCGTAAATATCGCCCATCTATTTTTGCTGATGTTATTGGCCAAGAGCATGTAACAACTCCACTTAGTAACGCACTTGAATCAGGAAAGATTCACCATGCGTATTTATTTAGTGGCCCAAGAGGTTGTGGTAAAACTTCTAGTGCTCGGATTATGGCAAGATCTTTAAATTGCGAGAAAGGACCAACACCTAATCCGTGTGGCATTTGCCAATCATGTAAGGATCTAGTTGCAAATGGACCTGGCTCATTAGATGTAATTGAATTAGATGCTGCAACACATGGCTTAGTAGATGATGCTAGAGATCTGCGGGATAAAGCTTTTTTCGCGCCAGTCTCCTCAAGATATAAAATTTATATTATTGATGAGGCTCATCAACTTGGGCCTGGGGCGGCGAACGCGTTACTTAAAGTAGTTGAAGAACCACCTGCTCATGTACTTTTTATATTTGCCACAACTGAACCAGATAAATTAATTTCAACAATTAGGTCAAGGACTCACCACTATCCGTTTAGATTAGTTCCACCGGTAATTCTAAATTTACATCTTGAAAAGATCTGCGCATCAGAAGGTATTAAGGTTGCTAAAGGTGTTATTTCATTAGTAGTTAGAGCTTCAGGTGGTTCAGTAAGAGATAGCCTTTCTATACTTGGTCAATTACTAGCGGGTGCTGGCAGTGATGGTGTTACATATGAAATTGCCGTTGCATTGCTTGGTTATACAGATAGTGCACTAATTGATGAAGCACTTGATGCCATAGCTGCTCAAGACAGCGCTTCTTTATTTACAACCATTGATCGAGTAATTGAATCAGGACAAGATCCAAAGCGATTTGCCTCAGACCTACTTGAGCGAATGAGAGATTTAATTATTGTTGGAGCATCTGATGAAAATAACTCAGCAATTCTAATTTCTCTGCCAACTGATCAACTAGATCGAATTCGCACCCAAGCAAAATTAATTGGAATTGCAACCCTGATTAGATCAGCAGATTTAATTGCGCAAGGACTTACTCAAATGAGGGGCGCCACCCCGCCAAGATTAATTTTAGAGTTAATTTGTGGGCAAATGATGCTGCCAACTGGTGATAATGTGAATATAACTGCCCGGATTGAAAAGCTTGAGAAAAGCTCATCTTTAATTACGCCATCTCACCCAACCCAACTGGCTGTTATACAAAGTGCGCCTATTAAAGAAGCTAAACCTGTTAAAGAGGTAGTTGATAAAGTAGTTGAAAGTAAGCCTATTGAAAATAAACCAGCTTCAAACAAACCTAGCGGAAGTATTGATATTACTTCCCTTCGCAGGATGTGGCCACAAGTAATTGATTCGGTTAAAGGCAAGCGCCGTCTCACCTGGTCATTACTAGCAACTAGCGCGCAGATTCTTTCATTAGATGATGAGAACATAACAATTGGCATTGTTAATTCAGGAGCGAAGGATTCATTTGTTAGATCAGAAAGTGACGTAATTTTATCTGATGCTTTTGAAGAGGTAACAGGAGTTAGGCGAAAGATTCTTGCAACAGTTGATTCATCCGTTACCACTACAACTATGACCAGAAATGATGAGGATCCTGGCGATAAAGATATGCTCTCAGGTGCTGATCTATTAGCAAGTAAATTAGGCGCTAAGGTTATTGCTGAATCAAATTAG
- a CDS encoding Crp/Fnr family transcriptional regulator, producing the protein MSQKDEEEAVRRAPIFTAIDEVSAASLRASMTAIKVTKGQVIFKEGDAGDRLFVVISGKLKLGTYSNDGRENLLSILGPGDMFGELSLFDPGPRTATATAVVDSKLLALAHDQVIGLVKEHPQVALQLLRRLAQRLRKANEVLSDLVFADVPGRVAKAIIELSERFGTQKDDGLHVNHDLTQEELAQLVGASRETVNKALADFATRGWVKLEPRAVIVLDYERLSKRGR; encoded by the coding sequence ATGTCACAAAAAGATGAAGAAGAAGCGGTAAGACGGGCGCCAATTTTTACTGCCATTGATGAAGTTTCCGCCGCCAGCCTGCGTGCTTCTATGACTGCAATTAAAGTTACAAAAGGGCAAGTTATATTTAAAGAGGGTGATGCTGGAGATAGATTATTTGTGGTCATTTCCGGTAAATTAAAATTAGGAACTTATTCAAATGATGGCCGAGAGAACTTACTTTCAATACTAGGGCCGGGGGATATGTTTGGTGAGTTATCACTCTTTGATCCAGGGCCAAGAACTGCAACTGCAACTGCGGTAGTTGATTCAAAACTTTTAGCATTAGCTCATGATCAGGTAATAGGTTTAGTGAAAGAGCACCCACAAGTTGCTCTGCAATTACTAAGACGACTAGCTCAACGTCTTCGTAAAGCAAATGAAGTTTTATCTGATTTAGTCTTTGCTGATGTGCCAGGCAGAGTTGCTAAAGCAATTATTGAGTTAAGTGAAAGATTTGGCACACAAAAAGATGATGGGCTACATGTTAACCATGATCTAACCCAAGAGGAGTTAGCTCAATTAGTCGGAGCATCTAGAGAGACTGTTAATAAGGCATTAGCTGATTTTGCAACCCGTGGTTGGGTAAAGCTTGAGCCAAGAGCAGTAATTGTTTTAGATTATGAAAGATTATCTAAACGAGGTCGTTAA
- a CDS encoding metallophosphoesterase, with protein MPMAYKVQRSILPLLPKGSSDISILHFSDLHLRPGQKRKIADIKSFINLKPDLVITTGDFLAHKDAVGPVINALDELLDLPGFFVFGSNDYYGPKFKNPFSYLKKDHGERKLGNKLPWQSLQKKLISRGWKDLNHNKVKIKVNEVMVEARGTDDAHLELDNYPLVEGAVSKSADISLGVTHAPYERVLAAMAQDKLDLIFAGHTHGGQVRLPWLDGSRSLTTNCDLENWRSRGVTRVNNEPWLNVSAGIGMSPFAPIRFACSPEVSLITLTA; from the coding sequence ATGCCTATGGCATATAAAGTACAAAGATCTATCCTGCCCCTACTTCCAAAAGGGTCTAGTGATATCAGTATTTTGCACTTTTCTGACCTTCATCTGCGCCCAGGCCAAAAACGTAAGATCGCGGATATTAAAAGCTTTATCAATTTAAAACCAGATTTAGTTATCACAACCGGTGATTTTCTAGCCCATAAAGATGCAGTTGGGCCAGTCATTAATGCCTTAGATGAATTACTTGATCTACCTGGTTTTTTTGTATTTGGTTCAAATGACTATTACGGACCAAAGTTTAAAAATCCATTTTCCTATCTAAAAAAAGATCACGGCGAGCGAAAACTTGGTAACAAATTGCCTTGGCAGAGTTTACAAAAAAAATTAATCAGCAGAGGCTGGAAAGATTTAAACCACAATAAAGTGAAAATAAAGGTGAATGAAGTCATGGTTGAAGCTCGTGGCACAGATGATGCTCATCTTGAGTTAGATAACTATCCGTTAGTAGAAGGCGCGGTGAGTAAAAGTGCTGATATTTCACTCGGTGTAACTCATGCTCCATATGAGCGAGTACTTGCTGCGATGGCACAAGATAAATTAGATCTAATCTTTGCAGGACATACTCATGGTGGACAGGTGAGATTGCCCTGGTTAGACGGAAGTAGATCTCTTACAACAAATTGTGATTTAGAAAATTGGAGATCACGTGGAGTTACCAGAGTAAATAATGAGCCTTGGCTTAATGTTTCAGCAGGTATTGGAATGAGCCCGTTTGCACCAATTAGATTTGCATGCTCACCTGAAGTTTCACTTATTACCTTAACTGCTTAA